From one Tiliqua scincoides isolate rTilSci1 chromosome 14, rTilSci1.hap2, whole genome shotgun sequence genomic stretch:
- the LOC136634250 gene encoding carbonic anhydrase 15-like, with protein sequence MRMPNLGLTFIALPLVIQAARAAGIWCYETQDPKCGPLHWKDISKSCGGESQSPINIDRRKAHRDRNLDEISFEGYDQAPPGRWRLMNDGHTVIMSLDGTSTAEQINITKGGLEDNYRGLQFHFHWGDHNRNGSEHTIDGHRYPMELHLVHLNTKYKTLSEAKGHPNGIAVLSFLFKISGADNTNYNTIVAGLRNISRAEDYVDLASTFSLSNLLPRVDLLSKYYRYKGSLTTPGCEEVVTWTIFEEQIPISKTQLSAFVDTIYYKPVATALLKMTNNFRPLQPLNGRKIYASRDATISHGHPIAVNLLVPLLLALLACHFSGPS encoded by the exons GTATTTGGTGCTATGAAACTCAAGATCCCAAGTGCG GACCTTTGCACTGGAAGGATATCTCAAAGAGTTGTGGAGGAGAGAGCCAGTCACCCATTAACATTGATAGAAGGAAAGCACACCGGGACAGAAACCTGGACGAAATTTCATTTGAAGGTTACGACCAGGCCCCTCCTGGCAGGTGGAGGCTGATGAATGACGGACACACAG TGATCATGAGCCTGGATGGAACTTCGACAGCAGAACAAATCAATATCACCAAAGGGGGACTTGAGGACAACTACCGGGGTCTACAGTTCCACTTCCACTGGGGAGACCACAACAGAAATGGCTCAGAACATACTATTGATGGACACCGGTACCCCATGGAG ctCCATCTTGTCCACCTGAACACCAAGTACAAGACTCTCAGTGAGGCCAAAGGGCACCCCAATGGAATCGCGGTCTTGAGCTTCCTGTTCAAG ATTTCAGGGGCGGATAACACCAATTACAACACCATCGTTGCTGGGCTCAGAAATATCTCCCGGGCAG AGGATTATGTTGACCTGGCATCCACGTTCTCTCTGAGCAACCTTCTCCCCAGGGTGGACTTGCTCTCCAAATATTATCGGTACAAGGGTTCTCTCACCACGCCAGGTTGTGAGGAAGTGGTCACCTGGACCATCTTTGAGGAACAGATCCCTATCAGCAAAACTCAG CTGAGCGCATTCGTGGACACCATTTACTACAAACCAGTTGCAACAGCTCTGTTGAAAATGACCAACAACTTCCGTCCTCTACAGCCTCTGAACGGCCGCAAGATCTACGCATCCAGGGATGCCACCATCAGCCACGGCCACCCGATTGCTGTCAATCTGCTTGTTCCTCTGCTATTGGCTCTTCTGGCCTGCCACTTCTCTGGACCTTCCTAG